From one Triticum urartu cultivar G1812 chromosome 3, Tu2.1, whole genome shotgun sequence genomic stretch:
- the LOC125548733 gene encoding EID1-like F-box protein 3: protein MSEGARNTRQFRGAWSGGGGTGGIGSASYRDGDGGIGSPRYSGVNTGILDEQVLSLVFRSINWDPQALCTAASVSRRLRAVAERVLWRELCISRAPRMVASLTEAAGVGVGAGAAPPPSGRIGGGWPALAKLLSFCCGAAGTAVPVPGHLTRVSRFSKTSGRSFLSRRCRTDMLYVSDPCEHAVPGADDDLGAYRGVFRWFMRSRTRACLLGRQAELDPRVRCPYCGARVWNMVAANLVPRGASRRMGSDEGRLEYYVCVSGHVHGNCWLAHLTSSEGEHDDDPDSHDASEGSSGDDGHVAQ from the coding sequence ATGAGCGAGGGCGCGCGGAACACGCGGCAGTTCCGCGGCGCgtggagcggcggcggcgggacggGTGGCATTGGCAGCGCGAGCTACCGGGATGGCGACGGCGGCATTGGGTCCCCGCGCTACAGCGGCGTCAACACGGGGATCCTGGACGAGCAGGTGCTGTCGCTCGTGTTCCGCTCCATCAACTGGGACCCGCAGGCGCTCTGCACCGCGGCGAGCGTCAGCAGGCGGCTCCGCGCCGTCGCGGAGCGCGTGCTCTGGCGGGAGCTCTGCATCTCGCGCGCGCCGCGGATGGTGGCGTCGCTCACGGAGGCCGCGGgggtcggagtcggagccggagcGGCCCCGCCGCCCTCGGGGCGCATTGGCGGCGGGTGGCCGGCGCTGGCGAAGCTGCTCTCCTTCTGCTGCGGCGCCGCGGGGACGGCCGTGCCGGTGCCGGGGCACCTCACGCGGGTGTCGCGCTTCTCCAAGACCTCCGGGCGGAGCTTCCTGTCGCGGCGCTGCAGGACCGACATGCTGTACGTGTCCGACCCGTGCGAGCACGCGGTGCCCGGCGCGGACGACGACCTCGGCGCCTACCGCGGGGTGTTCCGGTGGTTCATGCGCTCGCGGACGCGGGCTTGCCTGCTGGGCCGCCAGGCCGAGCTCGACCCGCGCGTGCGCTGCCCCTACTGCGGCGCGCGCGTCTGGAACATGGTCGCCGCCAACCTCGTGCCGCGCGGCGCGTCGCGCCGGATGGGATCCGACGAGGGCCGGCTCGAGTACTACGTCTGCGTCAGCGGCCACGTCCACGGCAACTGCTGGCTCGCGCATCTCACCTCGAGTGAAGGCGAACACGACGACGACCCCGACTCCCACGACGCGTCGGAAGGTAGCAGCGGCGACGACGGCCATGTCGCCCAGTGA